In one window of Pseudomonadota bacterium DNA:
- a CDS encoding aminodeoxychorismate/anthranilate synthase component II, protein MLLLIDNYDSFTYNLWHYLGELGADVVVHRNDQLSVDDVVAMAPEAIVISPGPCDPDRAGICLEMIERVGAETPIFGVCLGHQAIGQAFGGRIERAPAPMHGKLSDIEHDARGVFAGLPSPLRATRYHSLTIAPASIPDCLEVTAKTADGVIMGIRHKTLPLHGVQFHPESIESEHGHAILKNFLDMLPKKAKAA, encoded by the coding sequence ATGTTACTGCTGATCGATAACTACGACAGCTTTACCTACAACCTCTGGCACTATCTGGGCGAGTTGGGCGCCGATGTTGTCGTCCACCGCAACGATCAGTTGAGCGTCGATGACGTCGTCGCGATGGCACCGGAAGCGATCGTGATTTCGCCGGGGCCGTGCGATCCCGACCGCGCGGGTATCTGCCTGGAGATGATTGAACGGGTCGGCGCAGAAACGCCGATTTTTGGCGTCTGCCTGGGTCATCAGGCGATTGGCCAGGCATTTGGCGGGCGTATCGAGCGCGCGCCGGCGCCCATGCACGGCAAACTCTCGGATATCGAGCATGACGCCAGAGGCGTCTTTGCCGGCTTGCCCTCGCCGCTCCGCGCGACCCGCTATCATTCCCTCACCATCGCGCCGGCCTCGATCCCGGACTGCCTGGAAGTCACCGCCAAGACGGCGGACGGCGTCATCATGGGCATTCGCCACAAGACTCTGCCGCTGCACGGGGTCCAGTTCCATCCCGAGAGCATCGAATCCGAGCATGGGCACGCGATCCTGAAGAACTTCCTGGACATGCTGCCCAAGAAGGCCAAGGCCGCATGA
- the trpD gene encoding anthranilate phosphoribosyltransferase: MSEASQDLKPLIAKVAAGQALTADEADRAFAIIMAGEASHAQTGGFLMALSMRGETVEEIAGGAKAMRANMRRMKAPQGAIDIVGTGGDAKHTLNISTATALVVAGCGLTVAKHGNRAASSRSGAADVLSVLGVDLEADYDIVQRAIDEAGIGFMIAPRYHSAMRHVMPARVEMGVRTVFNLLGPLSNPAEVKLFFVGVFDRRWVEPVARVLGNLGAERAWVVHSADGCDEMTLGGANTVAAMENGAVTMMEVSPADAGLGKASLDAIKGGTPEENAMAMRDLLEGKAGVYRDTVLLNAAGALIVAGKANDLRDGVAIAANAIDSGAARASLDRLVTVTSGG; this comes from the coding sequence ATGAGCGAAGCGTCCCAGGATCTCAAGCCGCTGATCGCCAAGGTCGCCGCGGGTCAGGCCCTGACGGCCGATGAGGCCGACCGCGCGTTTGCCATCATCATGGCTGGCGAAGCCAGCCATGCCCAAACTGGCGGGTTCTTGATGGCGCTATCGATGCGCGGCGAAACCGTCGAGGAAATCGCCGGCGGCGCCAAGGCGATGCGCGCCAACATGCGCCGTATGAAGGCGCCCCAGGGCGCCATCGACATCGTCGGCACGGGCGGCGATGCCAAGCACACGCTGAACATCTCGACCGCGACCGCCCTTGTCGTCGCGGGTTGCGGCCTGACCGTCGCCAAACATGGCAACCGGGCGGCGTCGTCGAGGTCGGGGGCCGCCGACGTGCTGTCCGTGCTGGGTGTCGACCTGGAAGCCGACTACGACATCGTGCAGCGCGCCATCGACGAGGCAGGCATCGGCTTCATGATCGCCCCGCGTTACCATAGCGCCATGCGTCACGTCATGCCCGCGCGTGTAGAAATGGGTGTAAGAACCGTCTTTAACTTACTGGGACCACTGTCAAATCCAGCCGAAGTTAAACTCTTCTTTGTGGGCGTTTTCGATCGCCGCTGGGTCGAACCTGTCGCGCGCGTTCTGGGCAATCTGGGTGCCGAGCGGGCCTGGGTCGTCCATAGCGCCGACGGCTGCGACGAGATGACACTTGGCGGTGCCAACACGGTCGCCGCGATGGAGAATGGCGCTGTCACGATGATGGAGGTCTCGCCGGCCGACGCCGGTCTTGGCAAGGCATCGCTCGATGCCATCAAGGGCGGCACGCCTGAGGAGAATGCCATGGCTATGCGCGATCTCCTGGAAGGCAAAGCGGGCGTCTATCGCGACACCGTGCTGTTGAACGCCGCCGGCGCGCTGATTGTGGCTGGCAAGGC